TCCGTGACTGTACGTGTGAGCGTGGGTCGCTGATTCCACTCATAGGTTGGTTCGCGGGAGGTTCGTTCGATCACCCCCGCACCCCTCTCGGGGGTTCAAAAACAACACGAGGCTGCGTTCGGCAACGTATTTGACAGTTGCAACGTACTGTCCACATAATTCGGAATGGCTGTACTGGACGATCTCTCGGGGTTCGAGTTCGAGGATGTGATCGAGGACGTGTTCCGTAACCTCGGCTACGAGAACGTCCGCCAGGCCGACCGCACGGCTGACGAGGGTCGCGATGTCCTTATCGAGGAGGTCGTCGACGGAACGCGGCGTGCGATCATCGTCGAGTGTAAGCACACGGGGACGGTCGGACGCCCCGTCGTCCAGAAGCTCCACTCCGCCATAGCGACCTTCGACTTCGACGGCCCCAAACGCGGGATGGTCGTCACGACCGGCCGGTTTACGAACCCTGCTCAGGAGTACGCAAACCGCCTCCAGCAAAACGACGACCCACACGCAATCGAACTGCTCGATGGCGAGGACCTCCGGGAGATCGCCGACGAGATCGGCCTCGACCTCTACAACGGCCGCATCGAGATTCTCTGCGACGAGACGCTACGTCCCTACGATCCGGCCGCCGACGTCGACGCGGCCGTCGAGGTGGCATTTCGCGACATCGAGAACATCGAGAGCGCCGACCTCCCGGAACCACATTCGGCGGTGACGTTCCGCCCAGTGGTCGCGGTCACCGCGGACACGAACGCCGTCTTCGAGACGTCGGTGGGTGTCATCCACCGGATCAACGACCGGACGCGGTTCGTCGTCCACGCCGAACGCGGGCAGCCGCAGGTCGTCGACGAAGACGTCGGGACGCTGGTCACCGAGAACCTCCATGCGACGGTCGATCTCGACGCCGAGCAGTTCGGAGCAGTGTTCGACGACGTCGAGGAGAACCGGTTCGGGCAGACCCAAACCGAGTACAAGGAGTGGGCCGTCGAGCGGCTCCAGCAGCACCACACGACGACGGTGACCTACACCGGCGACAACAACGTCACATACAACAAGACCTGCGAGCCGAACCGCTCGGACATCTCCGTCCAGACGATCGAGCCGGTGTATCTCCCCGAGGTTCGGCACACCACTGACCTTCAGGAGTACACCTACCCCTATGAGTACTACGCAGCGGGTCCGTCCAGAGTGACCGCCGAGGACGGGATCCATCGGTGCGTCCACTGTGACACGAGCGGCGTCGACGAGCCGTACACGTATTGTCCGAACTGCGGGGCAATCTCCTGCGACAGTCATAGCAAGACCGAACGGCTTGAGCAGGAGCCGGTGTGTACGGGGTGTGCGGTCACCGAGCGATTTGCGTTGAAGACGAAGTACTTCTACGACGAACAGAACCTCAAGGCGTTCCGCGAGGAGTACGCGGCGATGCCCCTCCACGAGAAAGCGATGGAGAACAGGCTACTGGCCGGAGGGAGTGTGGTCGTGGCGCTTCTGGCGGTTATTGTCCTGCTCGCGGGTGGCGGCATCATCTAAGTCTGTACTCAAACATGTAGTACCTGCTCAGCGGCGTCGAACTGTATCTCCGTCGCGCTCGAGAATCTGCTTTGCGACTAGTCGATCAATCGCTTCATCGACGGTGTCTTCCTGGTCGTCCGAAAGTGCTCGCACATTCGCGAGAACTCTATCTCGAAGTACTTCGACGTTGTCGATCCCATCGTCAACAGCACCCAGAACGGTATATTCGACCTCGAACTCCGTCGCGAACTCTGCGATACGAGCGGTGAACTTGTTTGGGAGCCCCGACAGTGAGTTTACTGCCATCTCGATAGTGAATAGGGGATGCGAACGATCACGAATCTGCCGTGCTTCAGTCGTGCCGGTATTGAACGGTCGCTGTTCGTCGATCTCAGTGAGAATCAACTCATAGTCCAGCCCACGCTGGGCGTATTTCCGCATATCTTCGATGTCGCGTCGACGGCCACTCGCTAGATCACCGCCGGAAACCGCTTTCAGCAGGAACATATCCTCATCCGAGAGGATGAACGCTGTTACGAAACTCCCGGTCCAGAACTCTTCGGCCCGGTCGCGCATCCGGTCTGTGATCCAGACTTTCCCGACGATTTGCTGTTCGAAGATATCGATTCGAAACCCGCGCTTGTCGTGATGCAGTTCGACGGTTTTTCCGACGCCCTCGAACGACTCTGTTGGTTCATCGACAACCGTGAATCCCTGTGACGTGAGCGTCTGATAGACGTGTTCGAACTCAGAAACAACACCTACCGCAAGATCGATATCTTCGGTTTGGTCTTTCAATCCCCGGACCGTCATCGCAGATCCGCCGAGGAGATAGACCGTCACGGACTCCGACAGCCAGCTATCGAACTCCTCGAGGAATTCTTTGATCGCCTCGCCACCTTTGAATACCGTCATACTACACCGTACTGCTCTTTGAGCGCCATAAATTCTGATTCACTTGGAAGGACGACAGGGATCTCGTCCGAGTCTTCGACCCCTTCCTGAAGTGCCTGGTACATCGCAGCGACCGTGGTTTCCAGATCGTACCACGTTGCCGTGTCTGTGAGCGTTTCCTGGTCGATATCTAACGCCTCGATCAACAACATTGCATAGCTAACCCGGCGGGAGCCGCTATCGAGGGCGAGCGTGTGACACACCACTTCGCCCGGTGTGAGTTCCTCGTCGGGCGCATACCAGAACGCGGGTTCGCCGGCGAGGAAGAATTGCAGGCCGTACTCTGCAAACCGAGCAAGCCCGGTCAGTTGCCAGTCGGTGGCGGCCTCGAGTGCCTCTGTATCCTCGGCTGTCTGCACGCGGACGAGTGCTCGCTTCGGATCACACCATTCGACGGTCGCACTCGGTGCAAGTCCTCGGACGCGCGAGCGGTGCTCGTGCCGGACGACTGCACGAGCGAACGTCAGAAGCGGCGAGAGGTCCTCACTCAACGCGTACTCTGGGCCGGAGGGGGATAGCATCGCGCGATGCTTGAGCGGTGACAGCGCCTTGTGGACGCCTTGCCGAGTAATCTTGAGTCGCTCGGCAATCTCAGACACACGTCGGGGCTCGTCGAGATACCAGCATACCCGGAGTGTAGCCGGCGAGAGAAGGTCGGGCCATTCAACGTGTCCGAGTTCGGATCGAAGGGCCCGGTACGCTTCGACGACTGGGTGGTCTGTGAGGGAGACCTCCCGCTGGTTGTTTGCCCCACGGTGTTCGGCGAGCAACCCCGATTCGAGTAGCTCGTCGAGTACGTCGTAGAGATGAGTCTGCGAATACTCGGTTTCCATCGCGAGATCAGCTGCTGTTGCTTCCCGGCCGGTGCTCAACGCGCCGATGACGGCGAGTCCGGCCTTAGTGAGCATCTATGTCTACTGTAAGTGCCATACCTATAAATACGCTTCGTGATTTAGGTTGACGAAACTCGATTCAACAACGATTCGTCAATGCGATCTGCGACCGCAGTCTCTAATGATCTGTTGATTCACTATCTGAATGCTGGAGCGAACATCCCTAAGCCAGATGTGACACCTCGTCTGGCTCGTCGATGTCGTCGAACTCACCGTGCTTGACCGGTTCCCAGTCCTCGCTGGGTTCGGGACTCCACCAGTCGATCTCGTAGTCACCCGGTGCGCCGAGAATCTTCACCCTCGCCGATCCGTCAGGCAGGTCGCGTCGAAGTTTTTCGTCGACGTGGAGATTCCAGGTCGTGTCGGTATCGAAGCAGGCGAGGACAGCTTCCTCGTAGCCACGGTCCTCTTGCGGTTCTTGGAGTTCCACCTGTGTGTTGCAGTGCTTGCAGAACACGCCCTCGAAGGGGATGTGGCTGAACACCTCGTGCCCGCAGACCGGACACCAGAGGAACTCGAACAGTGCTTCGCTGTGGCGGTCGATGACGTCCAGGCTCATTTGTGGATCTGGCCCGTGTGATTCGGGCCACCCTTCCTGCCCCAGAAAAACGCGACCGCTGGACGTCTTGTGGCTTCAGCGTTCTGCAGCGTAGACGATCTTCGAACGAGCTTCGTAGCCACAGCCGGGGCAGTCGAACCAGCGCTGTACGTTCGCCCCGTCAGCTGCCTTCTCACCGACGAGAACGTCGTCATTCGGGCACTCAGGGCAGCTCAACTTGGGGGTTGGTCTGTCTCGAAGAGTGTCCCGAAAGACTGTCGCCTGCTTCGTCTCGAAGCCACGTGACCAGACCGGATAGCCGTCGACGAGGATTGCTGCTCGCCACTTGTACCGGTAGGAGTCCGGTCCACGGTGGAGAACGGCTCGGGCTCCAGTCTCGGTGTTTCGATACGCGAGCGACGGCGTTCGACTCTCCCGTGTCCAGTTTGTGATTCGGGGCATCGGTTAGAAGTGGACGTCGGCGGGGACGATCCAGAGGTCTTCACTCTCTTCGAGGAGTCGATCCAGCTGTCCACGATGGCGGATGCCGGTCGCGTGCTGATCGTACAGGAACACCGATGGCCCGTCGTACGCACCGACCTGGTGGAACGCGTGCCGAGAGAGGTTCTCATCGCGCATGATTTCCTCGTCGGAGAGTTCGTCGATGGCTTCCTTCACCCGTTCGAGATTGCGCTCGAACTCTTCTTTCGTCGCTTCCCACCCTTGGTCGAGTAGGTCCTGTCCATCGTCCGAGTCAACGGGGGATGCGGCCGGTAAATCGCCCCATCGAGCCTTGCCCGCAACCGTCGTGTTCTCCTCGTCGAAGGACACATAGTAGTCGAACACGGCGGATGAATGTGGATCCGCTCCCACTAGTCGGTCGAACACCGTCTTCCCAGTGGCCAACGCGTCGTTCTGTGTCGATGCCTCTACCAGTGCGTAAATGACCATGTGCATCGGTTTTCACCTTCGTCTGCCGACGCACGCGACTGCACACTGCCTCGCTACGTGATGCGCCGGCACCCATCGCCGGCGCTCAAAAAATAGTACTGACGATGCTGGCTAGACGTTCTCGATCTCCGACTGGCAGTCCTCCTCCTCGACGCTGATCGTCAGGTCTCCGCTCTCGTAGTCGGCCTCGAACTCAACTGAGAACGTATCCGAGTTATAGGCGGCGTGGTATGCACGATGTCGCTTGAGCGACCCGGTCGCCTTGAAGTGGAAGAAGGCAGCAGCTGTGTAGGGTTTGCTTGCTGTTTCGATTTGCGCTTCGACTGATGCCGGGAGTGCGATGTGCGGCGTGTCACTGTCGATTCCGGCGGCGAAGACTCGAGCTTCGTCGACGCTTGCTTGCGAATGTGCTGGCGTCTCACCGTTCAACACATTCACGGGTGTTTCCGTCTCGTCTGTGAATAGTACGTCTTCGAAGGTGTGAGTGCCAAGAATCGCGTCTGGGCTCAGCTCACACTCCTCAAACGGATCGTTCGATGGTTGTTCAGACATTAAATCACGAAGCCCTGAGGGCTCAGTCATTCAGCCCTCGAAAAACAGGACCTTCGCATCTCGCGGGGAGACTGATTTTCGGCTACTCCTCTATCGTTTTGAGGGTGCTGAGGTCCGCGTAGAGGACCTCGCCGTCGCGAACCACGTATCGCTTCGCCAGAACCGGGAACCGACACTTCGTGTACCCCGCGGTCTGGATGTCGAGTTCTTCACCGGATTCGAGATAGTTGGCCAGCTTTCGGAGGAATTCGTGAGTGACGAGACCACCTTCGTAGTCTGGAAGTCCATCCTCACGAGTTTCGTAGATCTCGAAGGCGTCGTAGCCCCAGATGATGAGCTCTCCTTCTTCGTCTACTTCCCAATTCAGGGTCCCGAAGCAATGTGCTTCGCAGAGCTGGCGGACTGCCTGTGCATCGGTTACGGTCGCGCCGGTCGACGCCGTCGCTGCTTGGAGTGTTGCCATTGTTAGTCCTCGAGGGCACTTTCCTACCCCCGCACCCCTTCGGGGGGAATAAAATCGACTGCGAAGCTCTGTTGAAATAGACCTTCCATGACAATCCGTTGAGACGGTGCTGAATAGAGCGCTCGTATCGGGAATGTCACACTTGTACTTTCCACATATTGTACTCCTTCCAGCACTGCGAGCGCTCTCTAGCTCTTTGCTTTCCTCGTTGCTGTCGAAGAGCAGCGAAGCGAACGTGGCACGTCCATCCCGTGAACGCGTCGGACTCACCATTTCTCCTGACGTTTCGATCCAGACAAAGCTCGTGTGCGATGCTGACGGACTCGCTGTTGCGAGACCCGGCTCAGTTGGCCAGTGCCACTAGTGTCCCGCCGCTCTCTCTGTCGAGGGTGAAGTCCCAAAGGACCGGAACGTAGAGCCGTCCGCCCGCTGCGACCGCGTCGTAGCCGATGTTACCGGGTTGTTCGCGTTGCCAGCGGACCTCCCCGTTCCGGCGGTCGACGGCGAACGTGTTCGCCGGCTCATCAAGTCCCGGCTTCTCAGTAGTGACGATGACAGACCGTTCGGTCACGAGCGGGCGAGTCCGGAGGAAGACGCCCTCCTCGGAGGCAAGGGAGACACGCCAGCGCTCGGTGCCATCCGCGGTGTCGAGCGCCACCAGCGCCCCGTCATCGATCGGGAGGTAGAGCCGGTCCCCGTCGGTCGAGACGCCGGCTGTCGATCGTACGGGGGCCGTCCAGCGAACCTCCCCGGTCGCGGCCGACAGCGCGTGGAGCCGGTCGCCAGGGATGTATGCGTCGCCATCGACCACGGTTGGGGTGTCGAAGTCGGTCTCTCCGGGTGCGTACCGCCACTCCGTCAGCGGGTCCCCAACAGTGCCGGGCTGGATGGCGACGACGCTCCCAAGCACCCGTGTCGTGTAGAGGACGTAGCCGCTGCCAGCCGCGGGGGCGGCCGTCGAGAATCGGTCGTCGCCGGTGGTGTAGGTCCAGCCTTCTTGGCCGCGCGTGTCGAGCGCCAGCAGCGTCTCACCAGTAGAGGCGAATACCCGATCATCGCGGCCGAGGACTGCCTCGTTCACCGATCCGGAAGTTTCCCGACTCCACCGCGGACTCCCGTCGCGGGCGTCGAGCGCGTACACCCCATCTAGGCCGCCGACGTACACAGAGCCGCGGTGGACGACCGGGGGACACCCAGATGACCCGCCGCCTCCACCCGGCAGCGTCCGCCGCCAGCGTTCTTCGCCGCCCCCGTCGAGGGCGAGCACTGTGCCAGCTTCGCCCGACTCCGGGGCTGGCCCGGCGTGAACGAACACTCGATCCTCGACCACGGCCGGGGAGGTCAGGCCACCCTCGAAGTTGACCGACCAGACCGGGTCGGGATCATCAACCCGGACCTCGGGGGCGAACCCCGCATGACCGGGTGTGCGACCGAACTGCGCCCAGCCGCGTTCCTCACCGGGAATCGGGTCAGTTGTCGTCTCAGTAGTTCGGGGCCAGCCTCCGCCGAACCGCTCGGTTGAGCAGCCGGCGAGGGCGGCGCTACTGGCGGCCCCGATGGTCGCGAGTAGTCGGCGTCTCGTATGGAGGGTCACTGTCACTACTGCTGTAGCCGAGAAAATAATGCTGTCGACAAAGTCAGAGGATTCCAACAGAACCGATTGAGAGAGAGGCTAAATCGGTGCTGTTCGACCGAGCCTTTCCTCAGGATTCGGCCTTGGTGTTTGCTTTCTCCGAAGTACCTGGCCGAGTGAGCAGTCCTACTTGTTCCAGAAGCGTCGTGGCCTCAACGACTCGCTCTCGGTCGGGAGAGTCCAGTTGCTCGATATCGATGCTGTTGAGGTTGCTGAGTGCGCGATGCAGTCGGTATCCTGGTGTGTCTCGCGGGTCCATCATGTACGCCTCCGCCGACTTCTGGCGCAGAAAAACGAAGCAGGTACGCTGATGTCTCCCGCTGAAGCCCTGCACCAGCCTTAACCAACAGACTTCGTGTAGGCATCCTGTGTTGGTTAAGGTGTTGTTCAACCGATTATCCTACTCGGGGTCTGGTCCGTGACGAGGTGACTGACACACCCGGCACTCCCACATTGGCTGGCCAGACCATTCGTCATCTGGGAGCGGCTCGAACTCCTGGAACTGATGTTCAGTCGTTCGACCGCACTTGCGACATTCAAGACGTGTTTTCGAGGGAGCGTTGGGTTGACGATTCTCGGACTGGTCGTCGTCGACGGAACGCTGAAGTGCAATCGCTGGCACTAACCAGACGTGTTAAGTTGCGAATGACACAGAATGTTCACGACCTATTTTCACAAGAAATCGCTAAGATATGATCCCTCAAACATGAGTACTCATCAATATTTATCTAGTATGAGGGTGTCATAGAATAGTTCTCATAGCGTGATGACGGTGCTTCCTGGATTGTCTCCGCGTTCGTCGTTGGTGATCGCAATAACGAGACGAAGGCACAGCGCGAGGAACACTTGTGCTCGTGCGTGGACGCGGCCTCGGGCGCGAACGTGCCCGAGGCCGCAGTCCTTGACGGCGTCGTTGGTTCGTTCGACTCCACTCCGGCGGTTGTACGTCTCGTCTAGCGTCGATTGCTTCAGCTGAACGTCCTCGCTGTGTTCGTCGATGCGGGCTTCGACCCTGTACTCGATGTCTTTCGGATCGTCGGTGTTTCGTGCGTTGTACGGAGCGACTGGCACGACCCCTGCGGCCAGCAGGTGGTCGTGCCAGCCGAGCGTGTCGTAGGCGCTGTCTCCAAGCATCCAGATCGGTTTCTCGACGGCGAGCGCGTCACACGTGACGCGCATCGCCGTCTCCTCTGGCGCTTGCTTGCTCTCGGTGAACTCCGCGGCAATCGGGATCTTTTGCCCGGTCGAGACGATCGTACAGCCGTAGCCGTGGTAGTACTCTTCGGCGGTTGGATCGTAGCCTTTCGACGCGTCTTGGTCGGCGGGCATCGTCCTCACGTCGGTGGAATCGATGGAGTAGGTCAAGTCGAGCAGGCCGCGGCAGGCGGCCTGCTCGACGAGGCGGTCGAAGACCTCGTCGACGACGTGTTCGAGGTCGGTGAGGAAGCGATCGACCGCGTCTCTCGACGGCGGTCGATCGAAGCCACAGCTGAGCCAGACGACCGTGTTCTGGAGTTCTCGCGTGACTGGACGGATGCCGTAGACGTTCTTGTAGTAGCAGTGCAGGAACGCTCGGAAGAGTGCTGGTGGGTGATGATCTCGTGTTCGCCCCCGGCGAGCGGGGGCGAACACATCGAATTCTTCGAGAAAGTCGAACTCAAGATGCTCGAACAACGCGAGCGTCTCGGTCGCCATTACATTGAAGAACTCGTCGATAGAAGTCTCCTCTTGCAGGATGCTGGCGCTCGTAGACACAGTTCCAACATCCTGCGTCTTCGTGTGTGACGCTTTCTATGACACCCTCCTACAATGATGATCAGTGTGTCTCACGGAATCAAAAAGCCCAGCAGCACACAACCCCCAATGACTGAGACACTCGCCGACAAGTATCCGGGGGCCGCCCCGTTTATCCAGGAAGCTGTCAACGAAACCCGGCGAGTGACTGCCACCCTACTCCGCGAGTTTCAGACGGGGAGAGTCACTGTCACTGCCTCGTTCAAGGATTTGTTTCTCGATGAGCCGGTCAATTGCCTCTGAGACAGCTTGCTGATCATCATCTGAAAGCGCCCGCACGTTCGAGAGCACAGACTCTCGAATAGACGCGTCATCGTGTAGGCCATCGTCAATCGCGCCCAGTACGAAGTACTCAGTCTCAAATTCGGTTGCGAGCGAACTGATACGCGTTGTGAACGATGTTGGGAGACCAGAGAGCGATTGGACTGCGGTTTCGATAGCGAACAACGGGTGGGATCGGTCGCGGATGTGGCGTGCCTCAGTCGAACTCGTATTGAACGGGCGTTGTTCCTCTATCTCTTCGATGATTGCTTCGTACGTCAGGCCGCGTTGCGCGTACATTCGCATGTCTTCGATATCTCGCTGTCTTCCACTTCCCAAGTCACCACCGGACACTGCTTTCAGCAAGAACATGTCTTCGTCAGCAAGTACGTACGCGGTCACGTGCTCACCGGTCCAGAATTCATCTGCTCGGTCACGCATTCGTGTCGTGATCCACACCTTTCCGACGACTTGCCGTTCGAACAGGTCAACCCGGAGGCCTCGATCCGGGTGACGTAGTTCGATTGTTTTCCCGACTCCGTCGAATGATTCGGTTGGTTCGTCAATCACCTCGAAGCCGTGCTGTTGAAGCGTCTGCTGAACGTGCTCGAATTCGGTAGTGACGGCGAGCGCGAGGTCGATGTCTTCGGTCTGGTCTTTGAGTCCGTGGACCGTCATCGCAGACCCACCCAATAGGTACACGGCAACTGGTTCTGAAAGCCATCCGTCAAACTCAGCGAGAAACTCCGTGATCGCTTCGCCGCCAGTAAATACGGTCATGTCAGGCGACCCCGTACTGGTCTTTCAACGCGGCGTATTCCCGACTGTTCGGAATACTTGGTTCCCCGTCGTCTGTGGCGTCGAAGTTCCCTTTGATGAACCGGTACATTCGTTCAATTTCCTCCTCGATGCCGTACCACATTGCGGTCTCGATCAACTCGGCTTCGCTGATCTGTTCCTGTTCGATGAGAAGCATCGCGTAACTCACTCGCCGTGACCCCGCCTCAAGAACGAGTGTGTGACAGACGATATCTGCAGGAGTGAGTTGGTCATCTGGCGCGTACCAGAATGCCGGCTCCCCTGCAAGGAAGAATTGCAGGTCATACGTGTGGAATGCTGCTAACCCGGTCATGTCCCACTCGGGAGCGCGCTGGAGTGCGTCAGTGTCGTCTGCGGTTTGCACCCGGACGAGTGCGCGGGTTGGGTCGCACCACTCTATCGTGGCACTTGGAGCGATTGTTCGAACCCTGGTTCGGTGTTCGTGTGTGACGACCGCCTGAGCGAAGTCACGTAACGGCTGAAGATCGTCGGTGAGGGCATATTCTGGCCCGGAAGGAGCTAACATCGCCCGGTTCTTGAGTGGTCCCAAGGCTTTGTGAACGGCTTGGACTAGGACTGTAACCGCCTCTGTACAGCGTGTCGTGTCCTAGCAGAATCCCGATGTCCATCCCGCATCAGCTTCGGCACCGACACAGCGACGGCCACCGCTACAGGCTGAGTTTCCTCAGATAGAAGCCCCCAAAGTCGACATGGTGACCAGTCGGTCGCACAGGGAGATCATTCACCTGTAGCCAAAGGCGGATGGCCCGTTACTCTTCGACGTCGAGTTCGAACTGTTCGTTTTCAGTGACCGCATTTAGTACGACATTCGTGTTCGACTCCCGTATGTCCGCGTCAGTGAGGATGGATTTGATCTGATCGTTCATATCATCGGTGTCGGTGAATTTCCCGACTGCGATGATGTCAGCATCGCCGGTGACTTCATACACGCTCACTATCTGGTCTTTTTGCCGAAGTTTCTCAGTAACCTCCGGGAGTGCGTGCCCCTCGACTTTGAGCTGAAGGACGGCCGTTACGTCATAACCCAACTTGTTGTAATCGACGATTGGTGTGTATCCTCGCACTGCGCCTTCGTCCTCGAGATCACGAAGATGATTAGAGACAGTCGTTACAGAAACGTCGAGTTCCTCCCCCAGACTTCGGAGACTGGCGCGACCGTCTCCGAGCAGAGCGTTCACCAGTTCGCCATCAAGATTTTCATATGTCATTACATTCACCCACGTTTTGCAGGTTTATAATATAACGGACGTCCACTATATTGATCTGAACCCAACTAAAAGCGAATAGTAGTCAACAATCGCTAGAGGTAATGAGTGGTCTGGGTAGTCGGCTAGCTTGATCGAGTGATCCACTGTCGGACGCAATTGAGGCGTGTCGACATCAACTCTATTGCTCTTGGCTAGTAGTCTTCTATGCTCCGGATTATTGCGCTAATCGGGTCGAGCTATCGAGGTGATGCTCTCAATTGCCCTCAACAGAGTCAAATACGTCAGTGAAGTCTTGAACAAGCTCTTGTTTCGACCGGTCATCAGCGTGGGATTGTATCGGCGTCTCCCAGCATTCGATCGTGAGTGTTTGTGCGTTCGATATCTGAGCCGGATCTGTTGTCACATTGAAAATCGCCGTCTGATAGATAGCAAGGACTCGGCGATCATGGACACTAACGTAATCGATGCTAGCCCGATTCAGAACTGCTGGAATATCCGTGGGACCAGAGAGAGATACCGAGACGGTTGGAGAATCCGGGT
This sequence is a window from Halohasta litchfieldiae. Protein-coding genes within it:
- a CDS encoding outer membrane protein assembly factor BamB family protein — its product is MTLHTRRRLLATIGAASSAALAGCSTERFGGGWPRTTETTTDPIPGEERGWAQFGRTPGHAGFAPEVRVDDPDPVWSVNFEGGLTSPAVVEDRVFVHAGPAPESGEAGTVLALDGGGEERWRRTLPGGGGGSSGCPPVVHRGSVYVGGLDGVYALDARDGSPRWSRETSGSVNEAVLGRDDRVFASTGETLLALDTRGQEGWTYTTGDDRFSTAAPAAGSGYVLYTTRVLGSVVAIQPGTVGDPLTEWRYAPGETDFDTPTVVDGDAYIPGDRLHALSAATGEVRWTAPVRSTAGVSTDGDRLYLPIDDGALVALDTADGTERWRVSLASEEGVFLRTRPLVTERSVIVTTEKPGLDEPANTFAVDRRNGEVRWQREQPGNIGYDAVAAGGRLYVPVLWDFTLDRESGGTLVALAN
- a CDS encoding DUF7567 family protein yields the protein MSLDVIDRHSEALFEFLWCPVCGHEVFSHIPFEGVFCKHCNTQVELQEPQEDRGYEEAVLACFDTDTTWNLHVDEKLRRDLPDGSARVKILGAPGDYEIDWWSPEPSEDWEPVKHGEFDDIDEPDEVSHLA
- the lrp gene encoding HTH-type transcriptional regulator Lrp, with translation MTYENLDGELVNALLGDGRASLRSLGEELDVSVTTVSNHLRDLEDEGAVRGYTPIVDYNKLGYDVTAVLQLKVEGHALPEVTEKLRQKDQIVSVYEVTGDADIIAVGKFTDTDDMNDQIKSILTDADIRESNTNVVLNAVTENEQFELDVEE
- a CDS encoding DUF7568 family protein is translated as MPRITNWTRESRTPSLAYRNTETGARAVLHRGPDSYRYKWRAAILVDGYPVWSRGFETKQATVFRDTLRDRPTPKLSCPECPNDDVLVGEKAADGANVQRWFDCPGCGYEARSKIVYAAER
- a CDS encoding helix-turn-helix domain-containing protein, which translates into the protein MLTKAGLAVIGALSTGREATAADLAMETEYSQTHLYDVLDELLESGLLAEHRGANNQREVSLTDHPVVEAYRALRSELGHVEWPDLLSPATLRVCWYLDEPRRVSEIAERLKITRQGVHKALSPLKHRAMLSPSGPEYALSEDLSPLLTFARAVVRHEHRSRVRGLAPSATVEWCDPKRALVRVQTAEDTEALEAATDWQLTGLARFAEYGLQFFLAGEPAFWYAPDEELTPGEVVCHTLALDSGSRRVSYAMLLIEALDIDQETLTDTATWYDLETTVAAMYQALQEGVEDSDEIPVVLPSESEFMALKEQYGVV
- a CDS encoding restriction endonuclease yields the protein MAVLDDLSGFEFEDVIEDVFRNLGYENVRQADRTADEGRDVLIEEVVDGTRRAIIVECKHTGTVGRPVVQKLHSAIATFDFDGPKRGMVVTTGRFTNPAQEYANRLQQNDDPHAIELLDGEDLREIADEIGLDLYNGRIEILCDETLRPYDPAADVDAAVEVAFRDIENIESADLPEPHSAVTFRPVVAVTADTNAVFETSVGVIHRINDRTRFVVHAERGQPQVVDEDVGTLVTENLHATVDLDAEQFGAVFDDVEENRFGQTQTEYKEWAVERLQQHHTTTVTYTGDNNVTYNKTCEPNRSDISVQTIEPVYLPEVRHTTDLQEYTYPYEYYAAGPSRVTAEDGIHRCVHCDTSGVDEPYTYCPNCGAISCDSHSKTERLEQEPVCTGCAVTERFALKTKYFYDEQNLKAFREEYAAMPLHEKAMENRLLAGGSVVVALLAVIVLLAGGGII
- a CDS encoding transposase, with the translated sequence MATETLALFEHLEFDFLEEFDVFAPARRGRTRDHHPPALFRAFLHCYYKNVYGIRPVTRELQNTVVWLSCGFDRPPSRDAVDRFLTDLEHVVDEVFDRLVEQAACRGLLDLTYSIDSTDVRTMPADQDASKGYDPTAEEYYHGYGCTIVSTGQKIPIAAEFTESKQAPEETAMRVTCDALAVEKPIWMLGDSAYDTLGWHDHLLAAGVVPVAPYNARNTDDPKDIEYRVEARIDEHSEDVQLKQSTLDETYNRRSGVERTNDAVKDCGLGHVRARGRVHARAQVFLALCLRLVIAITNDERGDNPGSTVITL